TGATACGATTCAGTGATAAAATCGACAGACCGTTAAGCACTGAGGCGTTATGGAGTAGTGTAGCGTGAGTTACTATGGAGCTGAACCTGAGTGCGCCGCAGGATTGCGTCGGGGACTTCACGTATAACTTCATCTGGCAGCACAAGGGCGAGCTGCTCAAGCCCGCAGATATCATACCATCGCAGACCGGCACGAGCTATACGTACGAGGCGGTAGTGGCGGCATTGAAGCAGGGCGAGGACGTGCGTATCCGGGGTGATGCTGGTAAACGGATAGGCTCGAGCCTGGGTGTGGATCTCGTCTTTTTCGGGGGTAACGGCAAGGAGCTGCCTGAGGTTGGCTCGATCATGATAGATGGTAACGCCGGTTCACACCTTGGCCTGAGCATGCTCGCCGGTGCGATTTATGTCCGCGGCGAGATTCAGGAACCGCTTGGCAATATTATCGAGGTGGAATCTGATCGTGCGGGCTACCGGAAATTCGTCTCGATTACGTGGCTTATGCACCACCCGGAAGACCACGAGCAGAATGCTCCGCTCGCACCCAACGACGTGCGGGATGGCGAATTGATGATTGCTGATGGCTTGTTACGGCATACGCTTGCAGCACGCTGCATGACCGATGCACAGGTGACCGTCAAGGGCGATGTTGGGATCAGCGTTGGGATCTTGATGCGGCGTGGCGCGGTCGTCGTGTCTGGTGATGCGGGCATGAATGCGGCTGCGCTGCTCAATGGCGGAACCGTGGTGATTTTGGGTAACGCCGCGGAGTTTCTAGGCGTGGAGCTGCGCAAGGGCGTGGTCTTCGTGAAAGGCAGTGTCAAGGGCTACATCGGCGCGCAGATGACCGGTGGCCGGATCGTTTGCAAACGAACGAAGCCGCTGCCACCGTTAAGAGAGCGAAAGCTGGAGCAGGATGACTTAGCGCTCCTCACGAGACATGGCGTTGTCGGACTGATGGCGATGAATTACGGGCGTTATGAGGTGTGAAGGGATAAAAAAGTTCTTCAGTAACCATCTTTGAAGAAAGATCTGACGAAAAAGCGGATAAGAAAGAGTGGAGCTAACGGAGCGAGCTAAGCGACACATCATCAAGCACAGCGTTAATTAACGCTGAGGGAATTATTTCCGTTTTCCGGCATGATTATTTCGTGAAGCGCGAAGGCAAGCGATTCAGGGTAATAGGGAAGACAAAAGATGGGCGATCTCTGGCGCTCATTTTAGAAAAAAAGATGAGGACCGATTTTTATTGATAACCGCGCGTGAAACGACCAAAGCAGAGAAAGAATTATACAGGAGGAAAGCAAAGTGAATATTGAGGAAAAAGCGCGGATAGAGTCGTTGGACGATTTTGAGCGGTTACCTGAAGGTGAATGGATTGAGGTTGAGGGTGGAGAAGTAGAGGTTGAATTATTTGAAGAGGTGACCGCAAAACTGCTAATTACTGCGGATGCGGTTAAAATTCCGGTAAATGAAGCGCTTTACGGAAGGATAAAGGACAAAAAGATCTCTACTCTATTATGCCCGAAACAAGCTGAAGCTCGTCAGCCCCGCTGCGGTGTCTTACATGCTGGGTTCAGTTACGGGCGCTATGACGTTTGGATGGGTTAAAGATAGTCTTTCGCGACAGAAAATATCGATGGTATAACTGCCTGTTTAGACGAGATCGTCAGAGCACGTGAAATAGCCACAAGGCATCCAATTGCACGGTGAGTTGCTATCCTGAAAGTACTCACGGAATCCGGACTATTCATACTCCGAAAGCGCCGAGCACGCCCGGCATTTGACGCAGCCTGCCTTGCACTTCCGCCAGCTCACGCCGGTCTCGAGCAGGATTTCCGCGACCGTTTCATACAGTGGACGCATTCGCTCAGGGCTCGGCGGCCGCTCGTGCTCCATCATTGAGCCCGCAATGGGCCGTAGCGGCACGATAAACGGGTACACGCCCAATTCCGCTAAGAGTCGACTGCCCTCGATGATCGATTCGTCATGCTCACCAAGGCCGGCAAGGATGAAACTGCTCACCTGACTCTCGCCGAAGAGCGCGACGCTCCGCTTCCACGCCTCGATGTACTGCTCTAGCGGTATATGCGCCTTGCAGGGCGTTATCGCGCGCTGCACCCGCTTGTCGAAGCTCTCCACGTGGATGCCCACGGTATCAACGGTGTCTGCGAGCCGATCGATGATAGTGAGGTCTTTCGGCGGCTCGAACTGCACGTGAATGGGTAACCCGGTCGCCGCTTTTATCGCACGCGCTACCGTGACCAGGTGTTCTATCCCTTTATCAGGTGTCGCGGTGGTCCCGGTGGTGAGCGTAACATGCGTGACCTTATCAAGCCGTTTCGCCGCACGTGCCACCTCCGCGAGCTGCTCGGGCGTCTTCTTCGCGATCGTCGCACCGCTCTGCAGCGAGAGCTCAATCGCGCAGAATCGACACCGTAACGGCGTGTTCCAGTAGACGCAGGTCTGGATTGTGGTGGTTGCCAGGCAATCCATGCCATGCAGGAGCGCGATCTTGTAATAGGGAATGCCCTCCGCAGTCTCCAACGTCTGAAACTTCGCGGTGGGGAATCGCACCTCGGTCACGAGCTCGCCGTCCTTCTTGAGTTGGTAGCGACCATACGCAAACTCCAGGTGGTAGGGTGACTGCGCAACGAACCAGCTCTGCGTTGCTACGTTCACGACGGTATCGCCGATGATGAACATCCCACCGGCCGCCGGGCCCGCACCGGCCTTCCTGCCCCGGCCTATGCCCGCTACACGGGCGCCCAAACAGAGCAGATCGACCTTCAGAGCCCCAGTTTCCATTTCCATTTCTTCTTCCGGATCATCCGGCTGATCTCGTCGCTTGTCACCATGCCGATGACCCGTCTGCGTTTATCGATCACCGGCAATGCCGAGATGTTGCCACGTTCCATCTTCCGAATAACGAGCTCCAGGGGCTCATCAAGGTCCGCGATTATCACTTTTTTTGTCATGATCTCGGCCAATTCGGCGTGTCGCTTCGCCACGGCCGCAGCGATATCCCATGCAGTAACCATCCCCACGAGCTTCTTATCCGTTGAGAGCACGGGAATATGCGTGGTCTGCGTCTCCATGATCAATTGCGCTGCCTCTTCGATACTTGCTGTTTCGCGGATAGTCGGAACATCACGAATAATAACATCCTT
This Methanomicrobia archaeon DNA region includes the following protein-coding sequences:
- a CDS encoding MSMEG_0568 family radical SAM protein; translation: MEMETGALKVDLLCLGARVAGIGRGRKAGAGPAAGGMFIIGDTVVNVATQSWFVAQSPYHLEFAYGRYQLKKDGELVTEVRFPTAKFQTLETAEGIPYYKIALLHGMDCLATTTIQTCVYWNTPLRCRFCAIELSLQSGATIAKKTPEQLAEVARAAKRLDKVTHVTLTTGTTATPDKGIEHLVTVARAIKAATGLPIHVQFEPPKDLTIIDRLADTVDTVGIHVESFDKRVQRAITPCKAHIPLEQYIEAWKRSVALFGESQVSSFILAGLGEHDESIIEGSRLLAELGVYPFIVPLRPIAGSMMEHERPPSPERMRPLYETVAEILLETGVSWRKCKAGCVKCRACSALSEYE